The Colias croceus chromosome 21, ilColCroc2.1 genome window below encodes:
- the LOC123701155 gene encoding uncharacterized protein LOC123701155 produces the protein MNASRPLSVFKKTSRASKLLALVPPINALSDVEGQSSSDEEPDLHNGQEIDDISSDAPSIPSSLENLNIFDSNNGSDDSSNDEIPNSEPEVEEELPVPLTPIILKARQNEFCEAKVFYN, from the exons ATGAACGCGTCACGACCGCTCTCG gtCTTCAAAAAAACATCGCGTGCCTCAAAATTATTAGCTTTAGTACCACCAATTAACGCTCTATCGGACGTAGAAGGCCAGAGCAGTTCAGATGAAGAACCAGATCTGCACAATGGTCAGGAAATTGATGATATCTCATCAGATGCACCATCCATACCATCGTCATTGGAAAACCTGAATATTTTCGACAGCAACAATGGCAGTGACGATTCTTCTAACGACGAAATACCCAATAGCGAGCCAGAAGTCGAAGAAGAACTACCAGTGCCTCTCACACCAATTATTCTTAAAGCTCGACAAAATGAGTTCTGTGAAGCGAAAGTGTTTTACAATTGA
- the LOC123701487 gene encoding uncharacterized protein LOC123701487, whose protein sequence is MASPGPSRGLAQTNYKIISNKLGGRTLLHVGFAYNLHRKNNKSSVWTCVNKRHGKCSGSIKLSEESDNVQIQKCHNAECQPNLMKNEVRVVMEKLKKEVKTSFSSSIQQKFETKFAELKNTDTAFDEYIPKFNNIKQQLYNSRKKALNVEKTQFRNPAEVIIPEIFQKYLLVDYCENDNRIIVFVSAQALKHIKNIQHYFGDGTFDCCPGPFYQIFTIHGDMGSDAQATNIVPIFYVLLVNKEKSTYEVMFKKIKEAVPDFSPMKFTVDFELATMLAIKEVLPAVTIHGCNVHFQRAIYRKAKSLGLLAHEETTLYVKLCTCLAFLPKEDIEDGWLSVMENSIPDEKVTQFNDYFVEQWLEPPGMISKWCCYKERHRTTNLVEARNQRLQCYLGRKPSLLSFLEIITTDISTYSTGQVR, encoded by the exons ATGGCAAGTCCAGGTCCTTCACGGGGTTTAGCACAAaccaattacaaaataatttcaaataaactaGGTGGAAGAACGTTACTACATGTCGGATTTGCTTATAATCTTCataggaaaaataataaatcgagTGTGTGGACATGCGTAAATAAAAGACATGGCAAGTGTAGTGGTTCTATAAAATTAAGTGAGGAAAGTGACAATGTACAAATCCAAAAGTGTCATAATGCTGAGTGTCAACCTAACTTAATGAAAAATGAAGTTAGAGTTGTtatggaaaaattaaaaaaggaagTGAAAACGAGTTTCTCGAGCTCTATACAACAaaaatttgaaacaaaatttgCCGAGTTAAAAAACACAGACACAGCCTTCGATGAATACATACccaaattcaataatatcaaGCAACAGTTATACAACTCTCGAAAGAAAGCCTTAAATGTAGAAAAGACACAGTTTCGTAATCCAGCTGAAGTCATTATACCTgagatttttcaaaaatatctattagtTGATTACTGTGAGAACGACAACAGAATTATAGTATTCGTATCAGCACAGGCTTTAAAACACatcaaaaatatacaacacTACTTCGGGGATGGTACATTTGATTGTTGTCCAGGTCCATTTTACCAAATATTTACCATTCATGGAGATATGGGAAGTGATGCACAAGCAACCAATATTGTGCCTATATTTTATGTGCTACTagttaataaagaaaaaagtaCATATGAAgtcatgtttaaaaaaattaaagaagcTGTGCCGGACTTCAGCCCCATGAAATTCACTGTAGATTTTGAATTAGCTACAATGCTGGCAATAAAAGAGGTATTGCCAGCGGTCACAATACATGGCTGTAATGTTCACTTCCAAAGAGCCATTTACAGAAAAGCGAAGTCTTTAGGTTTATTGGCACACGAAGAAACAACATTGTATGTGAAACTGTGCACCTGTCTAGCATTTCTTCCTAAAGAAGATATAGAAGATGGTTGGCTTTCCGTAATGGAAAAcag tATTCCCGATGAAAAAGTCACCCAATTCAACGATTATTTCGTTGAACAATGGCTTGAGCCTCCGGGGATGATCTCAAAGTGGTGTTGCTATAAAGAACGACATAGAACCACAAATTTAGTGGAGGCCAGGAATCAACGGCTTCAGTGCTATCTGGGCCGAAAACCATCATTATTATCGTTTTTGGAAATTATAACAACTGATATTTCTACGTATAGCACAGGTCAAGTGAGGTAA